In Streptomyces dangxiongensis, one DNA window encodes the following:
- a CDS encoding ATP-binding cassette domain-containing protein — translation MEVRDVHHAYRRRVVLRGVELDLGAGMLGGIVGENGAGKTTLLRILAGELRPDRGVVRHQGRFGYCPQTAVLNDALTVRQHLEFFRVAFALPDLRHAEEIMEILRFSEYADARAGVLSGGTRQKLNLTLALMHDPQVLLLDEPYQGFDWDTYQRFWDLAAHLRDAGRSVLVVSHLAYDTERLDLLWRLDAGTLHADAVTSA, via the coding sequence GTGGAGGTGAGGGATGTGCACCACGCCTACCGCCGGCGTGTGGTCCTGCGGGGTGTCGAACTGGACCTCGGGGCCGGCATGCTGGGCGGGATCGTCGGTGAGAACGGCGCGGGCAAGACGACCCTGCTGCGGATTCTCGCCGGTGAGCTGCGTCCGGATCGTGGCGTGGTGCGTCACCAGGGACGTTTCGGCTACTGCCCGCAGACCGCGGTCCTCAACGACGCCCTCACCGTCCGGCAGCATCTGGAGTTCTTCCGGGTCGCCTTCGCACTCCCCGACCTGCGGCACGCCGAGGAGATCATGGAGATCCTGCGGTTCTCCGAGTACGCCGACGCGCGGGCCGGAGTGCTCAGCGGCGGCACGAGGCAGAAGCTGAACCTCACTCTCGCCCTCATGCACGACCCCCAGGTCCTCCTGCTGGACGAGCCGTACCAGGGCTTCGACTGGGACACCTACCAGCGGTTCTGGGACCTGGCCGCCCACTTGCGTGACGCCGGCCGCTCCGTCCTCGTGGTCTCGCACCTGGCCTACGACACCGAACGCCTCGATCTGCTCTGGCGCCTGGACGCGGGCACCCTGCACGCCGACGCGGTGACCTCGGCATGA
- a CDS encoding ABC transporter permease has product MRRHLNLFATATRYDLIEHARNRFACLLVVFFIPTWITLVYLTIPDRAVSIRLASTGETVSLPGSRLTQITGALNAVTLVTGFMMFAATFSGGRFDRRLAMAGYPRTHLVLAKTASLTLTSAVLAAYATAVIRTAWTPERPGPLAAALFGAALTYGALGVVFGSLLRREVEGMFALVMTSVIDVGLQNPVLSSGAGSTMTRFLPTYGAVQVATAAGFSSTPAPSDLALQTLWFAAAGLLGLLAFHHRTRNALPRTTNPRTSLAPMKEHA; this is encoded by the coding sequence ATGAGAAGGCACCTGAACCTGTTCGCCACGGCCACCCGCTACGACCTCATCGAGCACGCCCGCAACCGGTTCGCCTGTCTGCTGGTGGTCTTCTTCATTCCCACGTGGATCACCCTGGTCTACCTGACCATCCCCGACAGGGCCGTCTCCATCCGCTTGGCGTCCACCGGCGAGACGGTGTCGCTTCCCGGCAGCCGGCTCACCCAGATCACCGGTGCCCTCAACGCCGTCACCCTGGTCACCGGTTTCATGATGTTCGCCGCCACGTTCTCCGGCGGACGCTTCGACCGGCGTCTGGCCATGGCCGGCTACCCCCGTACCCACCTCGTCCTGGCCAAGACCGCCTCCTTGACTCTCACGTCCGCGGTCCTCGCCGCCTACGCCACCGCCGTCATCCGCACCGCCTGGACACCTGAGCGGCCCGGCCCGCTCGCCGCCGCCCTGTTCGGCGCGGCTCTGACCTACGGGGCCCTCGGCGTCGTCTTCGGATCGCTCCTGCGCCGTGAGGTCGAGGGCATGTTCGCTCTGGTCATGACCAGTGTCATCGACGTCGGCTTGCAGAACCCCGTGCTCAGCTCGGGCGCCGGCAGCACCATGACGCGTTTCCTGCCCACCTACGGCGCCGTCCAGGTCGCCACGGCGGCGGGCTTCTCCTCCACCCCCGCCCCCTCCGACCTCGCCCTCCAGACGCTGTGGTTCGCCGCCGCGGGGCTCCTCGGCCTCCTGGCCTTCCACCACCGCACCCGCAACGCCCTGCCCCGAACGACGAACCCCCGTACCAGCCTCGCGCCGATGAAGGAGCACGCATGA
- a CDS encoding FUSC family protein, translated as MALQAVKAALAAWLAWVVAGWWLHAPVAFVAPWVAVVLVETTVYRSIAHGLQQLAAIGAGTIAATAAGLLLHSTVAAMAVVLPLVMLLGRWRRLGSQGINAATGALFVLTNGPVSVATSTARLTEALFGAFVGIAVNALVRPPLYLRDTRAVLQDATEEAHDILRDVADGLAGGRWDAEEAGAWHERALRLHRLVEEARSAVEWGRESLRGNLRRRRPGAVPPPGKEYDDALVVLDYAAVHTAGVTRTVMEAAAEDGPPSRPRPEPARRYAEFLRQTAHALRLYSHSRFGDACEDELREAVARLNGTLAELRRDLVRSVTDDPDEVATYGALLAQAHRLAGQLAASGA; from the coding sequence ATGGCCCTCCAGGCGGTGAAGGCCGCGCTGGCCGCGTGGCTGGCCTGGGTGGTGGCGGGATGGTGGCTGCACGCCCCGGTGGCGTTCGTCGCGCCCTGGGTGGCGGTCGTCCTGGTGGAGACGACGGTCTACCGGTCGATCGCCCACGGACTGCAACAGCTCGCGGCGATCGGGGCCGGCACGATCGCGGCCACGGCGGCCGGGCTGCTGCTGCACAGCACGGTGGCCGCGATGGCGGTCGTCCTGCCCCTGGTGATGCTGCTCGGCCGGTGGCGGCGACTGGGCAGCCAGGGCATCAACGCGGCCACCGGCGCCCTGTTCGTCCTCACCAACGGGCCGGTGAGCGTCGCCACCTCGACGGCCCGGCTCACCGAGGCCCTCTTCGGGGCGTTCGTCGGCATCGCCGTCAACGCGCTGGTACGGCCGCCGCTGTATCTGCGCGACACCCGCGCCGTGCTCCAGGACGCGACCGAGGAGGCCCACGACATCCTGCGGGACGTGGCGGACGGGCTGGCCGGGGGACGCTGGGACGCCGAGGAGGCCGGGGCCTGGCACGAGCGGGCACTGCGGCTGCACCGGCTGGTGGAGGAGGCCCGCTCGGCGGTGGAGTGGGGCCGGGAGAGCCTGCGGGGCAACCTGCGCCGCCGGCGCCCCGGTGCCGTGCCGCCACCCGGCAAGGAGTACGACGACGCGCTCGTGGTCCTGGACTACGCGGCCGTCCACACGGCCGGGGTGACCCGCACGGTCATGGAGGCCGCCGCCGAGGACGGTCCGCCGTCCCGGCCGCGGCCCGAGCCGGCCCGCCGCTACGCCGAGTTCCTGCGCCAGACCGCCCACGCGCTGCGGCTGTACAGCCACAGCCGGTTCGGCGACGCGTGCGAGGACGAGCTGCGCGAGGCCGTGGCGCGGCTGAACGGCACGCTCGCCGAGCTGCGCCGGGATCTGGTCCGCTCCGTCACGGACGATCCCGACGAGGTCGCCACCTACGGCGCGCTGCTCGCCCAGGCCCACCGGCTGGCCGGCCAACTGGCCGCCTCGGGCGCGTGA
- a CDS encoding ANTAR domain-containing protein: MAFFAVSRNKPLVLLSTTDLVTEHHRLQEENEQLRRAVTSHAVIDQAIGVVVTLGRMAPEGAWRALRDVSQRTNTKLRTVAEHILDHAQGGPLPESERAELEKAIVRHRRCGGMPVTDGRAGSPGGAGSDGTTEAAAPTGPPPDPVRTAGR, encoded by the coding sequence ATGGCCTTCTTCGCCGTCTCCCGGAACAAGCCGCTCGTCCTGCTGTCGACCACCGACCTGGTGACCGAACACCACCGGTTGCAAGAGGAGAACGAGCAGCTACGGCGCGCGGTCACCTCGCACGCCGTGATCGACCAGGCCATCGGCGTCGTGGTCACCCTCGGCCGGATGGCGCCGGAAGGGGCCTGGCGGGCGCTGCGGGACGTCTCCCAGCGCACCAACACCAAGCTGCGGACGGTCGCAGAGCACATCCTGGACCACGCCCAGGGCGGCCCGCTTCCCGAGTCGGAGCGGGCCGAACTCGAGAAAGCGATCGTCCGGCACCGCCGGTGCGGCGGGATGCCGGTCACCGACGGCCGTGCCGGCTCCCCCGGCGGTGCCGGGAGCGACGGGACGACGGAGGCCGCAGCACCCACCGGTCCTCCACCTGATCCAGTCCGTACAGCAGGACGCTGA
- a CDS encoding MgtC/SapB family protein, giving the protein MTGAGLAAPLWDIHNGQGPRQLAELGLALVLSSVIGWERAARQKSAGLRTHTLVGIASALMMEVSQHGFTAVLGLQNVSFDPSRVAAQIVSGIGFIGGGLIFVRRDAVRGLTTAATVWLTCAVGMACGGGLPLLAVAVTALHFLVVRGYPRLSRRLVPGATAAFEARLTYRTGSALLPRLMEACTRRGFRIVQVKVERLPDRADAAARVLVRLEGTADPSRLAAELFHDDGVLDVELTTAEDDE; this is encoded by the coding sequence ATGACAGGAGCGGGACTGGCCGCCCCGCTGTGGGACATCCACAACGGGCAGGGGCCGCGGCAGTTGGCCGAACTCGGACTGGCGCTCGTGCTGTCCAGCGTGATCGGCTGGGAGCGCGCGGCCCGGCAGAAGAGCGCGGGCCTGCGCACCCACACGCTGGTCGGCATCGCCAGCGCGCTGATGATGGAGGTCTCCCAGCACGGGTTCACCGCGGTGCTGGGGCTGCAGAACGTCTCCTTCGACCCCTCCCGCGTCGCGGCGCAGATCGTCTCCGGGATCGGCTTCATCGGCGGCGGTCTGATCTTCGTACGACGTGACGCCGTGCGGGGCCTGACGACCGCCGCCACCGTCTGGCTGACCTGCGCCGTCGGCATGGCCTGCGGCGGTGGGCTGCCCCTCCTCGCGGTCGCGGTGACGGCGCTGCACTTCCTGGTGGTACGGGGCTACCCGCGGCTCTCGCGCCGGCTGGTCCCCGGCGCGACCGCCGCCTTCGAGGCACGCCTGACCTACCGGACCGGCTCGGCACTGCTGCCCCGCCTGATGGAGGCCTGCACCCGGCGCGGCTTCCGGATCGTCCAGGTCAAGGTCGAACGGCTGCCCGACCGCGCCGACGCCGCCGCCCGGGTCCTGGTGCGGCTGGAGGGCACCGCGGACCCCTCGCGGCTGGCCGCGGAACTGTTCCACGACGACGGCGTACTCGACGTCGAGCTGACCACCGCGGAGGACGACGAATAG
- a CDS encoding alpha/beta fold hydrolase, translated as MTVDLTSTPVRSLATADGRLAYREAGSGAPLVLLHGGFVDHRMWEEQIRAFAPGRRVIAWDARGHGASDNATGPFRQVDDLATLLRGLDAAPAVLVGLCMGGGIAVDCALEYPELVRAVVVSGVGTSEPVFEDPWVLGVAAAQQQALAAGDLAGWADAFVLWAAGPHRDLTGVDPDLVGRLREMGLGTLGKHTPGEPDHHVPVTRTWERVPGIEVPLIAVNGALDSPDHLAMAARLAELVPDGRTVSIPGAGHYPNMENPARFNAELSAFLDRLP; from the coding sequence ATGACTGTCGATCTGACATCCACGCCCGTCCGTTCCCTGGCGACCGCCGACGGCCGCCTCGCCTACCGCGAGGCCGGCTCCGGCGCACCCCTCGTCCTCCTGCACGGCGGCTTCGTCGACCACCGCATGTGGGAGGAGCAGATCCGGGCCTTCGCACCCGGCCGCCGGGTCATCGCGTGGGACGCCCGCGGCCACGGCGCCTCCGACAACGCCACCGGCCCCTTCCGGCAGGTCGACGACCTGGCCACACTGCTCCGCGGCCTCGACGCCGCTCCCGCCGTGCTCGTCGGGCTGTGCATGGGCGGGGGCATCGCCGTCGACTGCGCGCTGGAGTACCCCGAGCTGGTCCGCGCGGTCGTCGTCAGCGGGGTCGGCACCAGCGAACCCGTCTTCGAGGACCCCTGGGTGCTCGGGGTGGCCGCCGCCCAGCAGCAGGCCCTGGCCGCCGGTGACCTGGCCGGCTGGGCCGACGCGTTCGTGCTCTGGGCCGCCGGCCCGCACCGGGACCTCACCGGCGTCGACCCCGACCTGGTGGGCCGGCTGCGGGAGATGGGCCTGGGCACCCTGGGCAAGCACACGCCCGGCGAGCCCGACCACCACGTGCCCGTCACGCGGACCTGGGAGCGCGTGCCCGGCATCGAGGTGCCCCTGATCGCCGTCAACGGCGCCCTGGACTCCCCGGACCACCTCGCCATGGCCGCCCGTCTGGCGGAACTCGTCCCCGACGGCCGCACGGTGAGCATTCCGGGCGCGGGGCACTATCCCAACATGGAGAACCCGGCCCGCTTCAACGCCGAACTGTCCGCCTTCCTGGACCGGCTGCCGTAA
- a CDS encoding AI-2E family transporter, whose product MVGEERRRGSGRGGGRRAAGRVLGSRPAYSVRLPAPPRPEPPTPPAERTVPWLRVAAAFSWRLILVGVVVYGVFSVLGSFQLIAVALFLALVVTSVLRPLADLLGRFLPRPVAVAVVLIGSLLALLALLALVGSAVAGESARLVGDLRGGTHRIQDWLQRPPFRLSPDRLSALQDQLAHYVSAHRAVLFSSAVSEFGRVVELVAGGALALFASVFFIHSGEHLWGWARDQLLPDGARAAWDRAGRAAWHSFAGYTRGIIIVAATNAVLVGVALLVLRVPLALPLALLEFFAAFVPLVGSPVALAVATVVALAGRGPFTAACVLVLIVVIGQLEGHVLHPLVMSWAVRLHPLVVALSVIAGSVMAGVIGAVVAVPLVSVVWSVLRALRAVPP is encoded by the coding sequence GTGGTGGGCGAGGAGCGCCGACGGGGGTCCGGGCGAGGCGGCGGGCGGCGGGCCGCCGGCCGGGTGCTGGGCAGCCGGCCGGCGTACTCGGTGCGGCTGCCGGCGCCGCCCCGGCCGGAGCCGCCGACACCGCCGGCCGAGCGGACGGTGCCGTGGCTGCGGGTCGCCGCGGCCTTCTCCTGGCGGCTGATCCTCGTCGGCGTCGTCGTCTACGGCGTCTTCAGCGTCCTCGGCAGCTTCCAGTTGATCGCCGTGGCCCTGTTCCTCGCGCTGGTCGTGACGTCCGTCCTGCGCCCGCTCGCCGACCTGCTCGGCCGGTTCCTGCCGCGGCCGGTCGCCGTGGCCGTGGTGCTGATCGGCAGCCTGCTCGCCCTGCTCGCCCTGCTCGCCCTGGTGGGCAGCGCGGTGGCGGGCGAGTCGGCCCGGCTGGTGGGCGACCTCCGCGGCGGTACGCACCGCATCCAGGACTGGCTGCAACGGCCACCGTTCCGGCTCAGCCCGGACCGGCTCTCCGCCCTCCAGGACCAACTGGCGCACTATGTCTCCGCGCACCGGGCGGTTCTGTTCAGCAGCGCGGTCAGCGAGTTCGGCCGGGTGGTGGAGCTGGTCGCGGGCGGCGCACTCGCGCTGTTCGCGTCGGTGTTCTTCATCCACTCCGGCGAGCACCTGTGGGGCTGGGCACGCGACCAGCTCCTGCCCGACGGTGCCCGCGCGGCCTGGGACCGGGCGGGCCGGGCGGCCTGGCACAGCTTCGCCGGTTACACCAGGGGCATCATCATCGTGGCCGCCACCAACGCCGTACTGGTCGGTGTCGCCCTGCTGGTGCTGCGGGTGCCGCTCGCGCTGCCGCTGGCCCTGCTGGAGTTCTTCGCGGCGTTCGTGCCGCTGGTGGGTTCGCCGGTCGCCCTCGCGGTCGCCACGGTCGTCGCGCTCGCCGGGCGCGGACCTTTCACGGCGGCGTGCGTGCTGGTCCTGATCGTCGTGATCGGCCAGCTCGAGGGGCATGTGCTGCACCCGCTGGTGATGAGCTGGGCGGTACGGCTGCACCCGCTGGTCGTCGCCCTGTCCGTCATCGCGGGCAGCGTCATGGCGGGGGTGATCGGCGCCGTCGTGGCGGTTCCACTGGTCTCGGTGGTGTGGTCGGTGCTGCGTGCCCTGCGCGCGGTACCCCCCTGA
- a CDS encoding MarR family winged helix-turn-helix transcriptional regulator — protein sequence MKDDRTAPAAAPDPDELADHLTEVFDLVGPLYRRVHRKVEQAAPIEGLSVGVRAVLDLLRARGPMTVPQMGRAQALSRQFVQRMVNDAARQGLVESVANPAHRRSSLIRLTGPGRAAIAAVRAREHELLRRVGGDLSMADVDACLRVLAAMHALFDDVDVD from the coding sequence ATGAAGGACGACCGAACCGCCCCCGCCGCCGCACCGGATCCGGACGAGCTGGCCGACCACCTCACCGAGGTGTTCGACCTGGTCGGCCCGCTCTACCGGCGGGTGCACCGCAAGGTGGAGCAGGCCGCCCCGATCGAGGGCCTGTCGGTCGGCGTGCGCGCCGTGCTCGATCTGCTGCGGGCGCGGGGGCCGATGACGGTCCCGCAGATGGGCCGGGCGCAGGCGCTCAGCCGGCAGTTCGTCCAGCGCATGGTGAACGACGCGGCGCGGCAGGGTCTGGTGGAGAGCGTGGCGAACCCCGCGCACCGCCGGTCCTCGCTGATCCGGCTCACCGGTCCGGGCCGGGCGGCGATCGCGGCGGTGCGGGCCCGCGAGCACGAGCTGCTGCGCCGGGTGGGAGGCGATCTGAGCATGGCGGACGTCGATGCGTGTCTGCGCGTGCTCGCAGCGATGCACGCGCTCTTCGACGACGTGGACGTGGACTGA
- a CDS encoding DUF2267 domain-containing protein → MRHDEMIGKVQALAQLPDRRTAERAAHAVVTTLSERLPSGLARHVAAQLPHDMAAAMREAADASAGPDSGTSAERFGLTAFAGRIAVRAATDEDTALREAAAVLEVLDAALAPELTERMAGALPADIRELLPTGRAV, encoded by the coding sequence ATGCGGCACGACGAGATGATCGGAAAGGTGCAGGCGCTGGCCCAGCTACCCGACCGGCGAACGGCCGAGCGGGCCGCGCACGCGGTGGTGACCACGCTGTCGGAACGGCTGCCGTCGGGACTGGCCCGGCATGTGGCCGCCCAGTTGCCGCACGACATGGCGGCGGCCATGCGGGAGGCGGCCGACGCCTCGGCGGGGCCGGACTCCGGCACGTCGGCCGAACGGTTCGGGCTGACCGCCTTCGCCGGACGCATCGCCGTCCGGGCCGCCACCGACGAGGACACCGCGCTGCGGGAGGCCGCCGCCGTCCTGGAGGTGCTGGACGCCGCCCTCGCCCCGGAGCTGACCGAACGGATGGCCGGGGCGCTGCCCGCCGACATCCGCGAGCTGCTGCCGACGGGCCGGGCCGTATAG
- a CDS encoding terpene synthase family protein, translating to MTSSTSAVGRIGIPAQPGGPPRFYYPLPKPALSHLPTDVAAQVQAWKESYDFFPEPTAAASHHSAGTVLAWVLGRFSTQRTSKAVLRGIGCMIEWALVIDDEVLDHPEAPSRRSEIIRLVNRITHVLESPGYRVTENDSPYVAAVHDVMEQLRAECTPTQVARVSTGLRCLLTSGVHKLHIDEPTEDEYLALRIHDVGSSVYAAWIGLCGPAPIPDEDWNAPAVQALIGCATLLVGVENDIASYHKEKAEGQTSPNYVGVLQAARGLSFDRAVTAATETRDRLMLLFLRLRERLSPRAEAPLRYLVERLGQFIIANTEASLCAPRYNPARSIALEDVTRTPAYWAPSPSTTDTSPLPCPSVSWWWDHC from the coding sequence ATGACCAGCAGCACATCAGCAGTGGGCCGGATCGGGATTCCCGCTCAGCCGGGTGGTCCACCGCGCTTCTACTACCCCTTGCCGAAGCCGGCGCTCTCCCACCTCCCGACGGACGTCGCGGCCCAGGTCCAGGCATGGAAGGAGTCCTACGACTTCTTTCCCGAGCCGACGGCCGCCGCGTCCCACCACTCTGCCGGAACCGTCCTGGCCTGGGTCCTCGGGCGGTTCTCCACCCAGCGGACCAGCAAGGCGGTGCTGCGAGGCATCGGCTGCATGATCGAGTGGGCGCTCGTGATCGACGACGAGGTGCTCGATCACCCCGAGGCCCCCAGCCGGCGCAGCGAGATCATCCGTCTCGTCAACCGGATCACGCATGTCCTGGAATCTCCGGGATACCGCGTCACGGAGAACGACAGCCCCTATGTCGCGGCGGTGCACGACGTGATGGAACAGCTCCGCGCGGAATGCACACCGACACAGGTGGCTCGCGTGAGCACCGGACTCAGGTGCCTGCTCACGAGCGGCGTGCACAAGCTCCACATCGACGAACCCACCGAGGACGAATACCTCGCCCTGCGCATCCACGACGTCGGCAGCTCGGTGTACGCCGCGTGGATCGGACTGTGCGGACCTGCCCCCATCCCCGACGAGGACTGGAACGCACCGGCGGTCCAGGCCCTGATCGGCTGCGCGACCCTCCTCGTGGGAGTGGAGAACGACATCGCCTCGTACCACAAGGAGAAGGCAGAGGGTCAGACCTCCCCGAATTACGTGGGCGTCCTGCAAGCGGCCCGCGGGCTCTCCTTCGACCGGGCCGTCACCGCGGCGACCGAGACGCGTGACCGCCTGATGCTTCTCTTCCTCCGTCTGCGCGAGCGCCTGTCGCCCCGCGCCGAGGCGCCCCTGCGGTACCTGGTCGAGCGACTCGGTCAGTTCATCATCGCCAACACCGAAGCGTCCCTGTGCGCACCGCGCTACAACCCGGCACGGAGCATCGCCCTGGAGGACGTCACCAGGACACCCGCCTACTGGGCACCGTCGCCGTCGACCACGGACACCAGCCCCCTGCCCTGTCCGAGCGTCTCCTGGTGGTGGGACCACTGCTGA
- a CDS encoding M1 family aminopeptidase has protein sequence MRTTPHKALGAGALTVAAVAALVLPGTPAAAGPHSAPAACAPAQVIGNGGFESGTSPWTQSPSTLITSRSGQTAHGGSSYAWLDGAGSTRTDTLGQSVTIPSGCATATLGFWLHTDTAETTTSVAYDKLTAKIGSTTLATYSNLDENTGYVHRTIDVSSFAGQTVNLSFTGTEDSSLQTSFVLDDITLDTSDGSTPPPADATRTPAAPAYTVNLSSDTSGTVWTGHENVTFTNASATALGEVYLRLWDNYHGTCDAMPIKVSNVTGGSAGAPSVACTALKIDLPSPLAQGRSATIGFDLGITVPSGADRFGHDGAFSFIGNALPVLAVRDSAGWHLDPYTNNGESFYSLAADFKVTLDHPNGLLVPATGTSTDTPGSSGRTVTTATASKVRDFAWAAGPFAKISGTSAAGVPVNVYSVSGISSSSAQSMLSTAKTAVDAHAARFGAYPYGELDAVIDNNYWFGGMEYPGFVMDLVSTTALTHEIAHQWWYGIVGDDEYTSPWLDESFTDYATDLAQGKTGSNCWSSVSWASGTEKITNSMAYWDAHSSRYSTVVYGYGKCALHDLRRVLGDTAMAKLLKDYATAHWYGVSTTAEFKAAAQAATSTDLNSFWTQHRIDG, from the coding sequence GTGAGAACGACCCCCCACAAGGCCCTCGGCGCCGGTGCGCTCACCGTCGCCGCGGTGGCCGCCCTCGTACTCCCCGGCACCCCCGCCGCCGCGGGCCCCCACTCCGCCCCCGCCGCCTGCGCTCCGGCCCAGGTGATCGGCAACGGAGGTTTCGAGAGCGGCACTTCACCGTGGACCCAGTCCCCGTCCACCCTGATCACCAGCCGCTCCGGACAGACCGCCCACGGCGGCAGTTCCTACGCCTGGCTGGACGGCGCGGGCAGCACCCGCACCGACACCCTCGGCCAGAGCGTGACCATCCCCTCCGGGTGCGCCACCGCCACGCTCGGCTTCTGGCTGCACACCGACACCGCCGAGACCACCACGTCCGTCGCGTACGACAAGCTGACGGCCAAGATCGGCAGCACGACCCTGGCCACCTACTCGAACCTGGACGAGAACACGGGCTACGTCCACAGGACGATCGACGTGTCGTCGTTCGCCGGCCAGACGGTGAACCTGTCCTTCACCGGCACCGAGGACTCCAGCCTCCAGACGAGCTTCGTCCTGGACGACATCACCCTGGACACCTCCGACGGCAGCACGCCGCCACCGGCCGACGCCACCCGCACCCCTGCGGCGCCCGCCTACACCGTGAACCTCAGCAGCGACACGAGCGGCACCGTCTGGACCGGCCACGAGAACGTCACCTTCACCAACGCCTCCGCCACCGCGCTCGGCGAGGTCTACCTGCGGCTGTGGGACAACTACCACGGCACCTGCGACGCGATGCCCATCAAGGTCAGCAACGTCACCGGCGGCAGTGCCGGCGCCCCCTCCGTGGCCTGCACCGCCCTGAAGATCGACCTGCCGTCCCCGCTCGCCCAGGGCCGGTCCGCCACCATCGGCTTCGACCTCGGCATCACCGTGCCCAGCGGCGCCGACCGGTTCGGCCACGACGGCGCGTTCAGCTTCATCGGCAACGCGCTGCCCGTCCTCGCGGTCCGTGACAGCGCCGGCTGGCACCTGGACCCGTACACAAACAACGGCGAGTCGTTCTACTCCCTGGCCGCCGACTTCAAGGTCACCCTGGACCACCCGAACGGCCTGCTGGTCCCGGCCACCGGCACCTCCACGGACACCCCCGGCTCCAGTGGCCGCACGGTCACCACGGCCACCGCGTCCAAGGTCCGCGACTTCGCCTGGGCCGCCGGACCGTTCGCCAAGATCTCCGGCACCTCCGCCGCCGGCGTCCCGGTGAACGTGTACTCCGTCTCGGGCATCAGCTCCTCCAGCGCCCAGTCGATGCTGAGCACCGCCAAGACCGCCGTCGACGCCCACGCGGCCCGGTTCGGCGCCTACCCCTACGGCGAGCTGGACGCCGTCATCGACAACAACTACTGGTTCGGCGGCATGGAGTACCCCGGGTTCGTCATGGACCTGGTCAGCACCACCGCCCTCACCCATGAGATCGCCCACCAGTGGTGGTACGGCATCGTCGGCGACGACGAGTACACCAGCCCCTGGCTGGACGAGTCGTTCACCGACTACGCCACCGACCTCGCCCAGGGCAAGACCGGCAGCAACTGCTGGAGCAGCGTCTCCTGGGCCTCCGGCACCGAGAAGATCACCAACTCGATGGCGTACTGGGACGCGCACTCCTCCCGGTACTCCACCGTCGTCTACGGCTACGGCAAGTGCGCCCTGCACGACCTGCGGCGCGTCCTGGGTGACACCGCCATGGCCAAGCTGCTGAAGGACTACGCGACCGCGCACTGGTACGGCGTGTCCACCACGGCCGAGTTCAAAGCGGCGGCCCAGGCCGCCACGAGCACGGACCTGAACTCCTTCTGGACCCAGCACCGCATCGACGGCTGA
- a CDS encoding lysozyme encodes MEGVRNSIAPFRGRSPLCLTGALTGLLLFLSSVPAVPLPAGGAPVRGNAYMGIGVLAHDGSDGTPPPVPRASQAEGVDVSSYQGAVNWKTLWGDGTTWAYTKATEGTSYTNPYFSSQYTGSYNIGMIRGAYHFATPDTAGGAAQADYFVQHGGGWSNDAKTLPGVLDIEWNPYGDDCFGKSKSGMVGWIRDFLNRYKSRTGRNAVIYTATSWWTQCTGGYAGFGATNPLWIARYASTVGALPAGWKTHTMWQYTSTGKTVGDHDRFNGPQDALRDFATG; translated from the coding sequence ATGGAGGGCGTGCGAAACTCCATAGCCCCTTTCCGCGGCCGGTCCCCCCTGTGCCTCACCGGCGCCCTGACCGGCCTCCTCCTGTTCCTGTCCAGCGTCCCGGCCGTGCCCCTGCCGGCCGGAGGCGCTCCCGTACGCGGCAATGCCTACATGGGCATCGGCGTACTCGCCCACGACGGCTCCGACGGCACCCCGCCCCCCGTCCCCCGCGCCTCCCAGGCCGAGGGCGTCGACGTCTCCAGCTATCAGGGAGCCGTCAACTGGAAGACGCTGTGGGGCGACGGCACCACGTGGGCCTACACGAAGGCCACCGAGGGCACCTCCTACACCAACCCCTACTTCAGCAGCCAGTACACCGGTTCGTACAACATCGGCATGATCCGCGGCGCCTACCACTTCGCGACCCCGGACACCGCCGGCGGCGCCGCCCAGGCCGACTACTTCGTGCAGCACGGCGGCGGCTGGTCCAACGACGCCAAGACCCTGCCCGGAGTCCTCGACATCGAGTGGAACCCGTACGGCGACGACTGCTTCGGCAAGTCCAAGAGCGGCATGGTCGGCTGGATCCGCGACTTCCTGAACCGGTACAAGTCCCGCACCGGCCGGAACGCGGTCATCTACACGGCCACGAGCTGGTGGACCCAGTGCACCGGCGGCTACGCCGGGTTCGGCGCGACCAACCCGCTGTGGATCGCCCGCTACGCCTCCACGGTCGGCGCCCTGCCGGCGGGCTGGAAGACCCACACGATGTGGCAGTACACCTCCACCGGCAAGACGGTCGGCGACCACGACCGTTTCAACGGCCCCCAGGACGCGCTGCGGGACTTCGCCACCGGCTGA